The Pirellulales bacterium genomic sequence TCGTCTGGCTCTACGACGTCCGGAGTATGCTCTCGGCCGACGAGGCGCGTAGCCTGCTTTGGCTTACGGTCGCGTTGGGGGGCACAGCCCTGATCGGCGCCCTGTCGGCACAACATCAGGCGCTTCTCGAACGGCGTCTGCAGCTTGCGCGGGTCCATGGTCTGCGGCTGGCCGGACAAATCGCCGGTGCCCTGGCCGGCATCGTGGCAGCCGTCGCGGGCACGGGGGTTTGGGCACTCGTCGCGGCGCAGTATGTCGAGCTTGCGGCGCTGGCCGCCATCGTCTGGATCGCCGAGCCCTGGCGACCGCACGCGCCCACCCGGCGCGCGCCGGTACGCGAACTGTTGCACTTCGGCGGATACTACACCGCGAGCAGCGTGTTGTTCTTTCTCGGCACAAACCTCGACAAGGTGCTGGTGGGCGCCGTGTTCGGCCCCACGGCGCTAGGCTATTACAGCCAGGCGTTCAATCTGGCGATGAAGCCGGTGCTGGCGGTAACGACTTCCGCCAGTGGCGTCATGCTGCCGGCCTTGGGTCGCGCCGCGCGCGATGCGCAGCAATATCGCTCCTTGGTACTCGTCTTCTATCGACTGGTGGCGGTGCTGCTTTTGCCGATCGGATTCGGCGTGGCGCTCGTGGCGACCGACGCGCTGGTGGTGCTGGGCGGAACAGCATGGCTCCCCGCCGGCGAAGTGCTACGCGTCTTCGCGCTCCTGATTCTCGCGCAGGGCTTCATCAATATCGCGGGCAGCGTGTTTGCCTCGGCCGGACGTGCCGATCGCTTGATGCTGGCCGCGGCCCTCTTGCTGCTGGTGATCGTGCAGGGGATCGCGGCCGGCTGGGGCTTCGCCACCTACTTTGGCGGGGGGAGCGAAGTCGAAGCGGCCCAATGGATCGCCGGCGGCTATTCGCTGGCGGTGGTTGTCGTGCTCGCGCCCTATCTCTGGTTTTGCTTTGCCACGGTGGGATTGCCACTGGCCGATGGGTTCCGCGCGGTGCGCCGACCGCTCCTCGCGTCCTGCTCGATGGCGCTCGTGGTGCTGGCGCTGCGTCGCGCGTTGCTGGCCTCGTTCGATGCCCCCTTGCCGGTACTGCTGGCCATCGAGATCGGCGTGGGAGTGGCGAGCTACGCGCTCCTGGCGCGCAGCGAGCTCCAATGGTTGGCCTCGCAGGCAAGACGAGACTGAAGCACAACGCCGAGACGCACCATCAGGCGGCCGCGGCAAAGCGAAAGGGCTCGCGGCCCACTTCATAGCCGGGTCGCATCGCGATATTGGCGAGCAATCCCAGCGCCAGGGCGTGCGCCAACATGCCCGATCCGCCATGGCTGACGAACGGTAGCGATAAGCCCGTGACCGGGGCGAGGCCGACCGTCATGGCCGTGTTGATCAACACCTGGCAACCGATCAAGCCTGCAACACCAGCGGCGACGAGTCGCCCGAACGGTTCGCGCGTCGTGCTGGCGACACTCGTACAGCGCCAGATCAGCAACGAATACAGCAGAAGCACCCCGCCGGTTCCGGCCAGGCCCAATCGTTCTCCCAACAAGCTGAAGACGAAGTCGGTTTGTGCCTCGGGCAGATGGATGCCGGCGGCTTCGATCGCTTCGTCGCCCGCCAGCCAGTTTCCGAACGTGCCCCCCAGGGCCATCATCTGCTTGCCCTGTCGCAACTGGAACGTGTCGTCCGTGGGGCGGGCATCAGGGCCGGCTTGCTCGAACAACGCCGTCACGCGCGAGCGCTGCTCGCGACTCATCTGCGTCCACAGCAAGGGGCTCACGAGCACCCCCAGGCAGGCAACAAGCAGCAAGTCGCGCAGTCTTGCCCCGGCGACGTACAGCATGACGAACAACACCGGCACGAAGACGAGCGATGTGCCCAGGTCGGGTTCGCGCAGGATGAGCACCAGCGGCACCAGCGCCACCAGAAACGGCGCGACGAGTCCTCGCGGCGTCCGGAAGTTTTCGCGGTACATCAAATAGCGCGCCAGCGCGACGACGAAGGCGAGCTTCGCGAACTCCGAAGGCTGCAGACCGACCGGACCGAGGCGAATCCAGCGGCGCGCACCATTGATGGGGGGAAAGAAGTACACCGCCACGAGCAACACGATCGCCAGACCAAAGGCCGCATAACTCCACCGGCCGAGCACGCGGTAGCTGGGAAGCGTCATCGCCAGAAAGGCAACGAGCGCGACAATCGACCAGCCCAACTGGCGAGGCAGATAGCGACCCGGCGTGGCGGCAAGGTCTTCGGCCCGCGCGATGCCAATCCATCCTAGCGCCGCCAGCAGCATCACGATCGCCAACAGCGACCAGGGAAAGCGCGCGAGCCAGAGCGTGGACGTCATGGCGATCTTGGGCCGAACTGCAAGCCCAGCTTGGGGCATGAATGAGACAACAAAGGGGCGCGGATTATAGGCCGGCTTCCCAGCGGATCAGAGGCCAACTCGCGGAGCAGGGCAGGGGAGGAGCCGCGTCCCGATCCCGCGCTTGAGCCTCGCTAGCATCCACTGTCTGCTTCGCCAGGCTCAGGCGGCTGACCGCCTGAGTTGCTGTTTTCAAAACTGCTGGCAGGGGGTGCTTTCGCCACAACTGCTAGCTTGCCGTTACAATCGGAATGTCCGGAAAACACCACGCTAACGTGGCACGTAAGGCATTTGCAATCAAGCATTTATGGAAACAGTCCAACGCATGCATCCCACTCTACGAGACCGGAAAAAACTACGCATGTTGCTTGAATTACGTGCTATCGTTGGTATGTTTTGCGGAC encodes the following:
- a CDS encoding lipopolysaccharide biosynthesis protein codes for the protein MDREPQQTPSLDPSFSPDGLKRAVRSGTRATVAAQVASQLVSLAQLAILYRLLAPSDFGLLGMVLPLVLFLRLFTTLGLNVATVGRVEISSAQVSALFWMNVVLGAATTIVATLLAPVLVWLYDVRSMLSADEARSLLWLTVALGGTALIGALSAQHQALLERRLQLARVHGLRLAGQIAGALAGIVAAVAGTGVWALVAAQYVELAALAAIVWIAEPWRPHAPTRRAPVRELLHFGGYYTASSVLFFLGTNLDKVLVGAVFGPTALGYYSQAFNLAMKPVLAVTTSASGVMLPALGRAARDAQQYRSLVLVFYRLVAVLLLPIGFGVALVATDALVVLGGTAWLPAGEVLRVFALLILAQGFINIAGSVFASAGRADRLMLAAALLLLVIVQGIAAGWGFATYFGGGSEVEAAQWIAGGYSLAVVVVLAPYLWFCFATVGLPLADGFRAVRRPLLASCSMALVVLALRRALLASFDAPLPVLLAIEIGVGVASYALLARSELQWLASQARRD
- a CDS encoding rod shape-determining protein RodA; translation: MTSTLWLARFPWSLLAIVMLLAALGWIGIARAEDLAATPGRYLPRQLGWSIVALVAFLAMTLPSYRVLGRWSYAAFGLAIVLLVAVYFFPPINGARRWIRLGPVGLQPSEFAKLAFVVALARYLMYRENFRTPRGLVAPFLVALVPLVLILREPDLGTSLVFVPVLFVMLYVAGARLRDLLLVACLGVLVSPLLWTQMSREQRSRVTALFEQAGPDARPTDDTFQLRQGKQMMALGGTFGNWLAGDEAIEAAGIHLPEAQTDFVFSLLGERLGLAGTGGVLLLYSLLIWRCTSVASTTREPFGRLVAAGVAGLIGCQVLINTAMTVGLAPVTGLSLPFVSHGGSGMLAHALALGLLANIAMRPGYEVGREPFRFAAAA